In one Parvibaculum sp. genomic region, the following are encoded:
- a CDS encoding acetoacetate--CoA ligase has translation MGDLLWTPSQAMADGANITAFTAWLNARGHDFRSYEELRRWSVDDIAAFWEAVWNYFEVSSPTPYECVLRDAAMPGATWFPGARVNYIETLLSKGDGDKTAIWAAGEEGAAQKISWSELKTRVFKLATALRELGVRPGDRVASYLPNVPEAAVAFFASASIGAVWSSCSPDFGAASVIDRFSQITPKVLFATDSYRYGGKTFDRRAEVQSMIDALPSLEHVVHVPGAAGDAISSDAISWASLMARPAVSDFAFEETAFDHPLWIVYSSGTTGLPKPFVHGHGGVLLEALKFTHFHLNLKPTSCMFYFTTTGWVMWNILLSGLVAGSAVVLYDGNPVTPIADRLWALAAETGMTLFGASPTFLNGQMKEGIRPNKLYDLGAMDSILLGGSPVMPEHMEWCYDNIRSDIWVTSQSGGTDVASAFVGGMPTLPGYAGEIQTRCLGVDVHAFDDDGNEIVDAVGELVVSKPMPSMPLFFWNDEGGHRYRDSYFDTYPGHWRHGDYFKVNKRGGCFILGRSDSTLNRYGVRIGTAEIYRTIEGLEGVEDSIIVNLDLPGGNFFMPLFVVLSKGQTLDDALRQKINKALKEKYSPRHVPDRIYQIEAVPYTLTGKKMEVPVRKILLGAAAEKAASRDAMSNPDAIDYFVAFARTQTEYPTAAD, from the coding sequence ATGGGAGATCTGCTGTGGACGCCGTCGCAGGCTATGGCAGACGGCGCGAACATTACGGCGTTCACTGCGTGGCTCAATGCGCGCGGACATGATTTCCGCAGCTACGAGGAATTGCGGCGCTGGTCGGTCGACGACATCGCGGCGTTCTGGGAAGCGGTGTGGAACTATTTCGAAGTAAGTTCGCCAACGCCTTACGAATGCGTGTTGCGCGATGCTGCGATGCCGGGTGCGACGTGGTTTCCGGGCGCGCGGGTCAATTATATCGAGACGTTGCTGTCGAAGGGCGATGGCGACAAGACGGCAATCTGGGCGGCGGGCGAGGAAGGCGCGGCGCAGAAAATCAGCTGGAGCGAATTGAAGACGCGCGTCTTCAAGCTGGCGACGGCGCTGCGCGAACTTGGTGTCAGGCCCGGCGACCGCGTGGCATCCTATCTGCCGAATGTGCCGGAAGCGGCGGTTGCGTTTTTTGCCAGCGCCAGCATCGGCGCCGTGTGGTCGAGCTGCTCGCCGGATTTCGGCGCGGCAAGCGTCATCGACCGGTTCAGCCAGATCACGCCGAAGGTGCTGTTCGCCACCGACAGCTACCGCTATGGCGGCAAGACCTTCGACCGGCGGGCCGAGGTGCAATCGATGATCGACGCCCTGCCCTCGCTCGAACATGTGGTGCATGTGCCGGGCGCGGCGGGAGATGCGATTTCGTCCGACGCGATTTCCTGGGCATCGCTGATGGCGCGGCCGGCAGTCTCCGATTTCGCTTTCGAGGAAACGGCTTTCGACCATCCGCTGTGGATCGTCTACTCGTCGGGCACGACGGGGCTGCCGAAACCCTTCGTACACGGACATGGCGGGGTGTTGCTGGAAGCATTGAAGTTCACGCATTTCCACCTCAACCTCAAACCCACATCCTGCATGTTCTACTTCACCACCACGGGCTGGGTGATGTGGAACATATTGCTTTCCGGGCTCGTCGCCGGTTCGGCCGTTGTGCTTTACGACGGCAATCCGGTGACGCCGATTGCGGACCGGCTGTGGGCGCTGGCCGCCGAAACCGGCATGACGCTGTTCGGCGCGAGCCCGACCTTCCTCAACGGCCAAATGAAGGAAGGCATACGCCCCAACAAACTTTACGATCTCGGCGCGATGGATAGCATCCTGCTCGGCGGTTCGCCGGTGATGCCGGAGCACATGGAATGGTGCTACGACAACATTCGCTCCGACATCTGGGTGACGTCGCAGAGCGGCGGCACCGACGTTGCCTCGGCGTTTGTCGGCGGGATGCCGACGCTGCCGGGCTATGCCGGTGAGATCCAGACGCGCTGCCTCGGTGTCGATGTGCATGCCTTCGACGACGACGGGAACGAAATTGTCGATGCGGTGGGCGAACTTGTCGTCAGCAAGCCGATGCCTTCCATGCCGCTCTTCTTCTGGAACGACGAGGGCGGACATCGCTATCGCGATTCCTATTTCGACACCTATCCGGGGCACTGGCGGCACGGCGACTATTTCAAGGTCAACAAGCGCGGCGGTTGCTTCATTCTCGGGCGTTCGGATTCGACGCTCAATCGTTATGGCGTCCGGATCGGAACGGCGGAGATATATCGCACCATCGAAGGGCTTGAAGGCGTCGAGGACTCGATCATCGTCAATCTCGACCTGCCGGGCGGAAATTTTTTCATGCCCCTCTTTGTGGTGCTGTCGAAGGGACAGACGCTCGACGATGCGTTGCGTCAGAAAATCAACAAGGCGTTGAAGGAGAAGTATTCGCCGCGTCACGTGCCTGACCGTATTTATCAAATCGAAGCCGTTCCCTACACGCTGACCGGAAAGAAGATGGAAGTCCCGGTACGGAAGATTCTGCTCGGTGCGGCGGCGGAGAAAGCGGCGAGCCGGGATGCGATGTCGAACCCGGATGCCATCGACTATTTTGTCGCCTTCGCACGCACCCAGACCGAGTATCCGACGGCGGCCGACTGA
- a CDS encoding DUF1329 domain-containing protein encodes MHLRRYTHDYSRRLFIERLAAGVVSLGVTAPLWPVLAATGDASRAYPDELLSIDAYTKGAISTGGRIDAGNVDLVKELLDPIRYRQIKEMGRILDVVAPTTELMELSPWEYLEATLRNSGRARFDVRGNVVTEEGEPWIGGNPFPNPKSAIEIFAGLTLSWGRHDISVYATKEFDLAPNGVVDYRYESVWAELAPVGRVAVEPMPYWPEFKDKLRFQSVAFTFPNEEKGTSFLNIWPYDQNEFPELYGYLPAFKRIRRFPTNQRFEPLIAGSTLYLSDAWAAGDPLLTWGNYRLVHQGPALVALSGGWEAGHPNWEHTTHGGPHGDSFWDTKVQLVPEALVVEAEPVMFPRAPVGKKQVWFDARTLLPFVMVSYDRKGEVFRSFDGAFSQYRQGDAVVMDGKHPYWSWTHVHAHNIQTNRITRLEQVRQIRGGHTMMVNDQSAYDRYLTTHALRRLGM; translated from the coding sequence ATGCATTTGCGGCGCTACACGCATGACTATTCCCGCCGCCTGTTTATCGAGCGGCTGGCGGCGGGCGTCGTCAGCCTCGGCGTGACAGCGCCGCTCTGGCCGGTTCTGGCCGCGACCGGTGACGCCTCGCGCGCCTATCCCGATGAACTCTTGTCCATCGACGCCTACACGAAGGGCGCCATCTCGACCGGCGGCCGGATAGACGCCGGCAACGTCGATCTGGTCAAGGAACTGCTCGACCCGATCCGCTACCGCCAGATCAAGGAGATGGGGCGTATCCTCGACGTCGTTGCGCCGACGACGGAGTTGATGGAGCTGAGCCCCTGGGAGTATCTGGAAGCGACCCTGCGCAACAGCGGCAGGGCGCGCTTCGACGTGCGCGGCAACGTGGTGACGGAGGAGGGCGAGCCGTGGATCGGCGGAAATCCGTTTCCGAACCCAAAAAGCGCCATCGAGATTTTCGCCGGCCTGACACTGAGTTGGGGCCGTCACGACATATCAGTTTACGCGACCAAGGAGTTTGACCTCGCGCCGAACGGCGTGGTCGACTATCGCTATGAGAGCGTCTGGGCCGAGCTTGCGCCGGTTGGCCGGGTCGCCGTCGAGCCGATGCCGTATTGGCCCGAGTTCAAGGACAAGCTGCGCTTCCAGTCGGTGGCCTTCACATTTCCAAACGAAGAGAAGGGCACTTCGTTCCTGAACATCTGGCCCTACGACCAGAATGAGTTTCCCGAGCTCTACGGCTATCTGCCGGCTTTCAAGCGCATCCGGCGTTTCCCCACCAACCAGCGCTTCGAACCGTTGATTGCGGGTTCCACGCTTTATCTCTCGGATGCCTGGGCGGCTGGCGATCCGCTGCTGACATGGGGCAACTACCGTCTTGTGCATCAGGGACCGGCGCTGGTGGCGCTCTCGGGTGGTTGGGAGGCCGGCCACCCGAATTGGGAGCACACGACCCATGGCGGGCCGCACGGCGACAGCTTCTGGGATACGAAGGTCCAGCTTGTGCCGGAGGCGCTGGTTGTCGAGGCCGAACCGGTCATGTTCCCTCGGGCGCCGGTCGGCAAGAAGCAGGTCTGGTTCGACGCGCGAACGCTGCTGCCGTTTGTCATGGTGTCTTACGACCGCAAGGGCGAAGTCTTCAGATCGTTCGACGGTGCATTCTCGCAATACAGGCAGGGCGACGCCGTTGTGATGGACGGAAAGCATCCATACTGGTCATGGACGCATGTTCACGCGCACAACATCCAGACCAACCGCATCACGCGTCTCGAACAGGTGCGTCAGATCAGGGGCGGTCACACGATGATGGTCAACGACCAGTCGGCCTACGATCGCTACCTGACCACCCATGCGCTCCGCCGCCTTGGAATGTAG
- a CDS encoding PQQ-dependent sugar dehydrogenase, translating to MSKRKLIGLALTISLSAASLGAALAQDEAPENADYRIVPVAESLDHPWSMTFLPDGSMLIVELSGQIRSIKDGVLSSDPVAGVPPVFFRSQGGLFEAILHPEFATNSLLYLSYAHGTADANALRVARARFDGASLHDLEVIFEVEPLKDTPVHYGGRLLFLPDGTLLVTTGDGFDYREHAQTLDNHLGKILRINDDGSVPADNPFVGREGALPQIWSYGHRNVQGILRDDVSGRVYAHEHGAQGGDEINIVEPGKNYGWPVITHGIDYSGARVSPFVEYEGMEQPLLHWTPSIAPAGFTIYRGDKFPQWQGDLFAGALAGQHVRRVHLVDGEVAGQEELFGELGQRIREVRTGPDGYLYLLTDKENGSLLRVEPAE from the coding sequence ATGAGCAAACGAAAACTGATCGGCCTTGCGCTGACGATCTCTCTTTCCGCGGCGTCCCTCGGGGCGGCCCTCGCGCAGGATGAAGCTCCGGAAAACGCTGACTACCGCATCGTGCCGGTGGCCGAGAGCCTCGATCATCCATGGAGCATGACATTTCTGCCCGATGGATCGATGCTCATTGTCGAATTGAGCGGGCAAATCAGATCGATCAAGGACGGCGTGCTGTCGTCCGATCCCGTGGCCGGCGTGCCGCCCGTGTTCTTTCGCAGCCAGGGCGGCCTCTTCGAGGCCATCCTTCATCCCGAATTCGCAACCAACAGTCTTCTTTATCTCTCTTATGCACATGGCACAGCGGACGCCAATGCGCTGCGCGTCGCGCGGGCGCGGTTCGACGGCGCGTCGCTGCACGATCTTGAGGTGATTTTCGAAGTCGAACCGCTGAAGGATACGCCCGTCCATTATGGCGGCAGGCTGCTCTTCCTGCCCGACGGCACGTTGCTGGTGACGACCGGCGACGGTTTCGACTATCGCGAGCACGCCCAGACGCTCGACAACCATCTCGGCAAGATCTTGCGCATCAACGACGACGGCAGCGTTCCGGCGGACAATCCGTTCGTCGGCCGTGAGGGCGCGCTGCCGCAGATATGGAGCTACGGGCACCGCAACGTGCAGGGCATTCTTCGGGACGATGTGTCCGGCCGCGTCTATGCGCACGAACATGGCGCGCAAGGCGGCGATGAAATCAACATCGTCGAACCTGGCAAAAATTACGGCTGGCCGGTCATCACGCACGGCATCGATTATTCCGGTGCGCGCGTTTCACCCTTTGTCGAATATGAGGGGATGGAGCAGCCGCTGCTGCACTGGACGCCGTCGATCGCACCGGCGGGCTTCACGATATATCGCGGCGACAAGTTTCCGCAGTGGCAGGGCGATCTTTTTGCCGGTGCGCTGGCAGGGCAGCATGTCCGCCGGGTTCATCTCGTCGATGGCGAAGTCGCCGGGCAGGAAGAATTGTTCGGCGAACTCGGCCAGCGCATTCGCGAGGTGCGGACCGGCCCCGACGGCTATCTCTATCTCTTGACGGACAAGGAAAACGGCAGCCTGTTGCGTGTGGAACCGGCCGAATAG
- a CDS encoding response regulator transcription factor: MKILIADDHVLFRDGLRLIVEDTFPGSGIFEATNFGEALALIDGQSDIDLALVDFGMPGIDGFNGISTLRARLPSTPLVVISGREDRETILDTLRAGASGYVPKGTSRARIAQILESVFNGGIHFPQEVIEAINTMGRAEHTRESVVAALTPRQLDVLVLVGKGYSNKEIALALKLMEGTVKVHLGAIFRALGVQNRTRAAMICVKLGFVDNAGAT, translated from the coding sequence ATGAAAATTCTGATCGCCGACGACCACGTGCTGTTCCGCGACGGCCTCCGGCTGATCGTCGAGGATACGTTTCCCGGCAGCGGGATATTCGAGGCCACAAACTTCGGCGAAGCGTTGGCACTGATTGACGGTCAATCGGACATCGATCTCGCGCTTGTGGATTTCGGCATGCCGGGCATCGACGGTTTCAACGGTATTTCGACGCTGCGCGCGCGGCTGCCGAGTACGCCGCTGGTGGTTATTTCCGGCCGCGAGGACCGGGAGACAATCCTCGATACGCTGAGGGCGGGCGCTTCGGGATATGTGCCGAAAGGGACGTCGCGGGCGCGCATCGCCCAGATCCTCGAATCGGTGTTCAACGGCGGCATTCATTTTCCGCAGGAAGTCATCGAGGCGATCAACACGATGGGGCGCGCCGAACATACGCGCGAAAGCGTGGTTGCCGCCCTGACGCCGCGCCAGCTCGATGTGCTGGTTCTTGTGGGCAAGGGATATTCCAACAAGGAAATCGCGCTGGCGCTCAAACTGATGGAGGGCACGGTGAAGGTTCATCTCGGCGCGATTTTCCGCGCGCTGGGCGTTCAGAACCGGACGCGCGCGGCGATGATCTGCGTCAAACTCGGTTTTGTCGACAATGCGGGCGCCACCTGA
- a CDS encoding DUF1329 domain-containing protein has product MRIRKYDRDFSRRVFMEKSLKGIAAAGVLSPLWPEIAKSGTIDKAYPDELLSIELYTKGQVKPGDVITADNVEVVKDLLDPIAYRQVKEMGRRINIVETTRDVTKLFPHEYLEATLRNAGRARFDANGNVVTDDGSPWIGGNPFPNAQTGEEAFYNLTLSWGRHDESVYAVRDWDISPNGTLSYQYDFVWAEQNTVGLVNKPSPYQAGAEDKLRYQAVWFTSPTDARGTAFLNTWYYDQRKFPDLLGYLPAFKRVRNFPTNQRFEPLVPGITIFLSDAWAAGDPMLTWGNYKVIGTKPHLGAVSGNWTGKTNANWEREVHGGPNGQTFFEDYKELIPEVLVVEAEPTGYPRAPVGKKRVYIDMRNMMFVSYLTYDRRGEIWKSFEPAFSQYKDGDATFMDGGHPLWSWTHVHSHDVQSNRMSRFVQAKQITGGFGPEYNIGPSIYDRYLTAQAIRRFGT; this is encoded by the coding sequence ATGCGAATTCGCAAATACGACCGGGATTTCTCGCGTCGGGTATTCATGGAAAAGTCCCTGAAGGGGATTGCGGCCGCCGGCGTTCTGTCGCCGCTTTGGCCGGAAATCGCGAAGTCGGGGACGATCGACAAGGCCTATCCCGATGAGCTGCTGTCGATCGAGCTTTACACCAAGGGACAGGTGAAGCCCGGCGACGTCATCACCGCCGACAATGTCGAGGTGGTGAAGGATCTGCTCGATCCGATCGCCTATCGTCAGGTCAAGGAGATGGGGCGGCGCATCAACATCGTCGAAACGACGCGCGATGTGACCAAGCTCTTCCCGCACGAATATCTCGAAGCGACGCTCCGCAACGCCGGCCGCGCGCGTTTCGATGCCAATGGCAACGTCGTTACTGACGACGGCAGCCCCTGGATCGGCGGCAATCCGTTTCCGAATGCCCAGACGGGCGAGGAGGCCTTCTACAATCTGACCCTGTCATGGGGCCGGCACGACGAGTCGGTCTATGCGGTGCGCGACTGGGACATCTCGCCGAACGGTACCCTGTCGTACCAGTACGATTTCGTCTGGGCCGAGCAGAACACGGTTGGGCTTGTCAACAAGCCTTCGCCCTATCAGGCGGGCGCTGAAGACAAGCTGCGTTATCAGGCGGTCTGGTTCACATCGCCGACCGACGCGCGTGGCACAGCGTTCCTCAACACCTGGTACTACGACCAGCGCAAGTTCCCGGACCTGCTCGGCTACCTGCCGGCCTTCAAACGCGTCCGCAATTTCCCGACCAACCAGCGCTTCGAACCGCTGGTTCCCGGCATCACGATCTTCCTGTCCGACGCATGGGCGGCGGGCGATCCGATGCTCACCTGGGGCAACTACAAGGTCATCGGCACCAAACCGCATCTTGGCGCCGTGTCGGGCAACTGGACCGGCAAGACCAACGCCAACTGGGAACGCGAAGTGCATGGTGGCCCGAACGGCCAGACTTTCTTCGAGGACTACAAGGAACTGATTCCGGAAGTGCTGGTGGTCGAGGCGGAGCCGACCGGCTATCCGCGTGCGCCCGTCGGCAAGAAGCGCGTCTATATCGACATGCGCAACATGATGTTCGTGTCGTACCTGACCTACGACCGGCGCGGCGAGATTTGGAAATCGTTCGAGCCGGCCTTCAGCCAGTACAAGGATGGCGACGCCACCTTCATGGACGGCGGACACCCGCTCTGGTCCTGGACGCATGTGCACAGCCACGACGTGCAGTCGAACCGCATGAGCCGCTTCGTCCAGGCGAAGCAGATCACCGGCGGTTTCGGTCCCGAATACAACATCGGGCCGAGCATCTATGACCGCTACCTGACGGCGCAGGCGATCCGGCGTTTCGGTACATAG
- a CDS encoding MMPL family transporter, which yields MERLSVRLARAVLSYRRLSLFAIVAVTAFFALGLKNVELRTIFSDLLPKNHPFVQTYTDHPNFGNPLTVTIMVKRKDGDIYNPETLAKVWELTRDVDLAPGVDHDQILSVATEKARYAEATPDGIDSRPLMEDHPPRTAEEIAEFRSRVLKSPNVRTFMVSEDETATLINATFIERLLDYGETFEYLDDLVKNARDDNHEVYMAGQPVLTGWVYFYQQQMFGIFAITAIALLLALVFYMRNIVGVVAPLITSIIAAIWGFGFVGWLGQPIEPLIMVVPLLLVARSFSHCVQFTERYYEILHHVKDRRRAAELSLSVMMAPGVLGITTDALGLFIIGVAPIPAMERFALFCGFWALILIPTNVFLTPLLIMLLPKPRNVDRMVGSGNPESGYRGIRILLGLIGRLSIGKMSVLTAIGVATLAVVSFGKVLDIKIGNPVEGSNLLWEDSEFNVAVANINAHFPGLNTLEIVFESKSPDTLDRVMRKAETVLTMHRLQHLLESQPNPPEASLSFADYLPEANRLFSGGNPKWAPLDHSDAAVSAAAGALMVGTGPKAFLHVADFEQRNGTVSLWYKDNKQETVDEALFQARAALEIIGTEFDDFRIRLGSGTIALQQSINDTVDTYQWVILALLNVVILITCSYAYRSVVAGILLLIPVNLSNLLLGAVMVEMGIGLDVNTLPIAAIGVGVGIDYGIYLLSRIYEEYQLRKDMAAAILTAVTTTGKAIFFTATIVLIGIMPWYFLSELKFLADMGLLLVMVMLINMIIALIVVPLLVWLIRPRFIDSKKLLVSEGIDLSALSAEADAKAAAPRANAAEAARHRENDLNEMALARP from the coding sequence GTGGAACGTCTGAGTGTTCGTCTGGCCCGCGCCGTCCTGTCTTACCGGCGGCTGTCGCTGTTCGCGATTGTCGCGGTGACCGCGTTTTTTGCGTTGGGTCTGAAGAATGTCGAACTGCGGACGATCTTCAGCGATCTCCTGCCCAAGAATCATCCTTTCGTTCAGACCTATACGGACCATCCGAATTTCGGCAATCCGCTGACCGTGACCATCATGGTCAAGCGCAAGGACGGGGACATCTACAACCCCGAAACGCTTGCCAAGGTTTGGGAATTGACGCGCGACGTCGACCTGGCGCCCGGCGTCGACCACGACCAGATTCTTTCCGTCGCGACCGAGAAGGCCCGCTACGCGGAAGCGACGCCGGACGGCATCGACTCGCGCCCGCTGATGGAAGACCACCCGCCGCGCACCGCCGAAGAGATTGCCGAGTTCCGTTCGCGCGTCCTCAAATCGCCCAATGTGCGCACGTTTATGGTTTCGGAGGATGAGACCGCGACGCTCATCAACGCAACGTTTATCGAGCGGTTGCTCGACTACGGCGAAACCTTCGAGTACCTCGACGATCTCGTCAAAAATGCGCGAGACGACAACCACGAAGTCTATATGGCCGGGCAGCCGGTTCTGACGGGCTGGGTCTACTTTTACCAACAACAGATGTTCGGCATCTTTGCCATCACGGCGATTGCGCTGCTGCTGGCGCTTGTCTTCTACATGCGAAACATCGTGGGCGTCGTCGCGCCGCTGATCACCAGCATCATCGCCGCCATCTGGGGTTTCGGCTTTGTCGGCTGGCTCGGCCAACCGATCGAACCGCTGATCATGGTCGTACCGCTGTTGCTCGTCGCGCGATCTTTCAGTCACTGCGTGCAGTTCACGGAGCGCTACTACGAGATACTTCACCATGTGAAGGACAGGCGCCGCGCCGCCGAATTGTCGCTGAGCGTCATGATGGCGCCTGGCGTGCTCGGCATCACGACCGACGCCCTCGGCCTCTTCATCATCGGCGTCGCGCCGATCCCGGCCATGGAACGGTTTGCGCTGTTCTGCGGCTTCTGGGCGCTGATCCTCATTCCGACCAATGTCTTCCTGACACCGCTGCTGATCATGTTGTTGCCGAAGCCGCGTAATGTCGACCGGATGGTCGGCTCGGGAAATCCAGAGAGCGGCTATCGCGGTATCCGGATATTGCTCGGCCTGATCGGCCGCCTGTCGATTGGCAAGATGTCGGTGCTGACGGCGATCGGTGTCGCGACGCTCGCCGTCGTCAGTTTCGGCAAGGTGCTCGACATCAAGATCGGGAATCCGGTCGAAGGCAGCAACCTGCTCTGGGAAGACTCCGAGTTCAACGTCGCGGTTGCGAACATCAACGCCCATTTCCCGGGGCTCAACACGCTCGAAATCGTCTTCGAGTCGAAATCGCCGGACACGCTCGACCGGGTGATGCGCAAGGCCGAAACGGTGCTGACCATGCATCGACTGCAGCACCTGCTCGAAAGCCAGCCCAACCCGCCGGAAGCGTCCCTATCGTTCGCCGACTATCTGCCCGAAGCCAATCGTCTCTTCAGCGGCGGCAATCCAAAATGGGCGCCGCTCGACCACAGCGACGCTGCCGTCAGCGCGGCGGCGGGTGCGTTGATGGTCGGAACGGGACCGAAAGCCTTCCTGCATGTTGCCGACTTCGAACAGCGCAATGGCACGGTTTCTCTCTGGTACAAGGACAACAAGCAGGAGACCGTCGACGAAGCGCTCTTCCAGGCGCGCGCGGCGCTTGAGATCATCGGCACCGAGTTCGACGACTTCCGCATCCGCCTCGGCAGCGGCACCATTGCCTTGCAGCAGTCGATCAACGACACGGTCGACACCTATCAGTGGGTCATCCTGGCGCTGCTGAATGTCGTCATTCTGATTACCTGCAGCTATGCGTATCGGTCGGTGGTGGCCGGTATCCTGTTGCTGATTCCGGTCAACCTTTCAAACCTGTTGCTCGGCGCGGTTATGGTCGAAATGGGGATCGGCCTCGACGTCAACACGCTGCCCATCGCCGCGATCGGCGTCGGCGTCGGCATCGACTACGGCATCTATCTGCTGAGCCGCATCTACGAGGAATATCAGCTCCGCAAGGACATGGCGGCCGCGATCCTGACGGCGGTTACGACCACAGGCAAGGCGATCTTCTTTACAGCGACCATCGTGCTGATCGGAATTATGCCGTGGTACTTCCTGTCCGAGCTGAAGTTCCTCGCGGACATGGGGCTGCTGCTGGTCATGGTGATGCTGATCAACATGATTATCGCGCTGATCGTCGTGCCGCTGCTTGTGTGGCTCATTCGGCCGCGGTTCATCGATTCCAAGAAATTGCTCGTCAGCGAAGGTATCGACCTTTCGGCCCTGTCGGCCGAAGCCGATGCGAAGGCTGCGGCGCCTCGCGCAAATGCAGCGGAGGCGGCCAGACACCGGGAGAATGATTTGAACGAGATGGCTCTCGCCCGCCCCTGA
- a CDS encoding DUF1302 family protein, translated as MSRKPISVAGRLLAGTALALGAISFAQEASAVDFNIQGFIRQEPAIKLTDKENPFNQRGNIYNFRPTVQDSTLLGGAVTVTNRPIARADNDFNLMATRLEVDFQANFNQNWTGFARMRGYFQPDIFDNYGDPEFFATPFWGGDRGTLFEVNGKNYMIDMPALYADYSDGPLWIRFGNQQIAWGESLFFRVLDVPNGLDLRRHLLLDLVAEEFADERVSSPGVRGSYRVSNDLEIEAFTQLFNPSILANPDTPYNVIPSQFTIHQEEGFKDARGAMNVGTRVQAQFGDVAIQAIAVNRRNPDGVFHWTASNDPILGGTPFSMSNTGVYSAAEWFTYAGMARLNGLTGFNTAVREFQPTTGFLGAVELPTQPLVAAELDMFFQGLGPLRGHIARIYPRESIFGLGANYIVKAGPDSFFDQLVIRSELTYTPDKKFTSPDLSRSLIEEDEYVASLVFEKYHRFTQEFPATFMVLQYLHKSESDLFGRHLSGMGATGDRTTGLPTGNSSFNAVAFALQQPFPNLIWRADFSVLYDVKGGALIQPGLKWKPNEAWTAEVFANIALSDGGNDDIISTIDWADELAFRITYQF; from the coding sequence ATGTCACGTAAACCTATCTCGGTCGCCGGGCGGCTTCTGGCTGGCACGGCACTCGCACTCGGGGCGATCTCGTTCGCCCAGGAAGCAAGCGCGGTCGATTTCAATATTCAGGGCTTCATCCGGCAGGAGCCGGCGATCAAGCTGACGGACAAGGAAAATCCGTTCAATCAGCGGGGCAACATCTACAATTTTCGTCCGACAGTCCAAGATTCGACCTTGCTTGGCGGCGCCGTGACGGTAACGAACCGCCCCATCGCACGCGCGGACAACGACTTCAATCTGATGGCGACGCGTCTGGAAGTCGACTTTCAGGCGAACTTCAATCAGAACTGGACCGGATTTGCGCGTATGCGCGGCTACTTTCAGCCGGACATTTTCGACAACTACGGCGATCCCGAGTTCTTTGCCACGCCGTTCTGGGGCGGCGACCGCGGAACGCTGTTCGAGGTCAACGGCAAGAACTACATGATAGATATGCCGGCGCTCTATGCCGACTATTCCGATGGTCCGCTCTGGATCCGTTTCGGCAATCAGCAGATCGCTTGGGGTGAGTCGCTGTTCTTCCGTGTTCTCGATGTACCGAACGGCCTCGATCTGCGCCGTCACCTGCTGCTCGATCTGGTTGCCGAGGAGTTTGCCGACGAGCGCGTCTCGTCGCCGGGCGTGCGCGGCTCGTACCGCGTTTCGAACGATCTCGAAATCGAGGCGTTCACGCAATTGTTCAATCCATCGATTCTCGCAAACCCGGACACGCCGTACAACGTGATCCCCTCGCAGTTCACGATCCATCAGGAAGAGGGGTTCAAGGACGCGCGGGGTGCGATGAATGTCGGTACACGCGTGCAGGCGCAATTCGGCGACGTCGCCATTCAGGCGATTGCGGTCAACCGCCGCAATCCGGACGGCGTGTTCCACTGGACGGCATCGAACGATCCGATCCTCGGTGGCACACCCTTCTCCATGAGCAATACGGGCGTCTACTCCGCTGCCGAGTGGTTCACCTACGCCGGCATGGCACGGCTCAATGGCCTCACCGGCTTCAACACGGCGGTCCGCGAGTTCCAGCCAACGACCGGTTTTCTCGGTGCAGTCGAACTGCCGACCCAGCCATTGGTCGCGGCGGAACTCGATATGTTCTTCCAGGGCCTCGGGCCGCTGCGCGGACACATCGCGCGCATCTACCCGCGTGAAAGCATCTTCGGTCTCGGCGCCAACTATATCGTGAAGGCCGGTCCGGATTCGTTCTTCGATCAGCTGGTGATCCGCAGCGAGTTGACCTACACGCCGGACAAGAAGTTCACCAGCCCCGATCTGAGCCGGTCGCTGATCGAGGAAGACGAATATGTCGCCTCGCTGGTCTTCGAGAAGTACCACCGCTTCACGCAGGAATTTCCGGCAACCTTCATGGTGCTCCAATATCTGCACAAGTCGGAGAGCGATCTGTTCGGCCGTCACTTGAGCGGCATGGGCGCGACGGGCGACAGGACAACAGGCCTGCCGACCGGCAACAGCTCCTTCAATGCCGTTGCCTTTGCGCTTCAGCAACCCTTCCCGAACCTGATCTGGCGGGCCGACTTCTCGGTCCTCTATGACGTCAAGGGCGGTGCGCTGATCCAGCCGGGCCTCAAGTGGAAGCCGAACGAGGCGTGGACGGCGGAAGTCTTTGCCAACATCGCCCTGAGCGACGGCGGCAACGACGACATTATCAGCACGATCGACTGGGCCGACGAACTGGCATTCCGCATTACCTACCAGTTCTAA